The following are from one region of the Mustela lutreola isolate mMusLut2 chromosome 7, mMusLut2.pri, whole genome shotgun sequence genome:
- the MAN2A2 gene encoding alpha-mannosidase 2x isoform X4, whose protein sequence is MKLKKQVTVCGAAIFCVAVFSLYLMLDRVQHDPTRHQNGGNFPRSQISVLQNRIEQLEQLLEENHEIISHIKDSVLELTANAEGPPALLPYYTANGSWVVPPEPRPSFFSISPQDCQFALGGRGQKPELQMLTISEELPFDNVDGGVWKQGFDISYGPHDWDAEDLQVFVVPHSHNDPGWIKTFDKYYTEQTQHILNSMVGKLQEDPRRRFLWAEVSFFAKWWDNINAQKKAAVRRLVGNGQLEIVTGGWVMPDEANSHYFALIDQLIEGHQWLERNLGATPRSGWAVDPFGYSSTIPYLLRRANLTSMLIQRVHYAIKKHFAATHSLEFMWRQTWDSDANTDIFCHMMPFYSYDVPHTCGPDPKICCQFDFKRLPGGRINCPWKVPPRAITEANVAERAALLLDQYRKKSRLFRSNVLLVPLGDDFRYDKPQEWDAQFFNYQRLFDFLNSKPDLHVQAQFGTLSDYFDALYKKTGVEPGARPPGFPVLSGDFFSYADREDHYWTGYYTSRPFYKSLDRVLEAHLRGAEILYSLATAHARRSGLASQYPLSDFALLTEARRTLGLFQHHDAITGTAKEAVVADYGIRLLRSLVSLKQVIINAAHYLVLGDKETYRFEPEAPFLQMDDTRLNHDALPERTVIQLDSSPRYVVLFNPLDQERFSVVSLLVSSPRVRVLSEDGQPLAVQISAHWSSATSTVADVYQVSVPIRLPALGLGVLQLQLGLDGPRTLPASVRIYLHGRQLSISRQDAFPLRIIDSGASDFALSNRYMQVWFSGLTGLLKSVRRVDEEQEQRVNMEFLIYGTRASKDKSGAYLFLPDGEAQPYVPKDPPVLRVTEGPFFSEVVAYYEHVRQVVRLYNLPGVEGLSLDMSSLVDIRDYVNQELALRFHTDIDSQGAFFTDLNGFQVQPRRYLKKLPLQANFYPMPVMAYIQDARDRLTLHTAQALGVSSLHDGPWLTVSVPRPAGGDPGPTAHAGRQPGSGPRAQGQQENLQPFPPPAGAAKPGQ, encoded by the exons ATGAAGCTGAAAAAGCAGGTGACAGTATGCGGGGCTGCGATCTTCTGCGTGGCTGTCTTCTCGCTCTACCTGATGCTGGACCGAGTGCAGCATGACCCCACCCGTCACCAGAATGGTGGGAACTTCCCCCGG AGCCAAATTTCTGTGCTGCAGAACCGCATTGAGCAGCTGGAACAGCTGTTGGAGGAGAACCATGAGATCATCAGCCACATCAAGGACTCGGTGCTGGAGCTGACAGCCAACGCGGAGGGTCCGCCCGCCCTGCTGCCCTACTACACGGCCAACGGCTCCTGGGTGGTGCCACCAGAGCCCCGGCCCagcttcttctccatctcccctcaaGACTGCCAGTTTGCTCTGGGGGGCCGGGGCCAGAAGCCAGAGCTGCAG ATGCTGACCATATCAGAGGAGCTGCCCTTTGACAACGTGGATGGCGGCGTGTGGAAGCAAGGCTTCGACATCTCCTACGGGCCCCATGACTGGGACGCTGAAGACCTGCAGGTGTTCGTGGTGCCTCACTCCCACAATGACCCGG GCTGGATCAAGACCTTTGACAAGTACTACACAGAGCAAACCCAGCACATTCTCAACAGCATGGTGGGCAAGCTGCAGGAGGACCCCCGGCGGCGCTTCCTCTGGGCGGAAGTCTCCTTCTTCGCTAAGTGGTGGGACAACATCAATGCCCAGAAGAAAGCAGCAGTCCGCAG GCTGGTGGGAAACGGGCAACTGGAGATTGTGACAGGAGGCTGGGTGATGCCGGACGAGGCCAACTCCCATTACTTTGCACTCATTGACCAGCTTATTGAGGGCCACCAGTGGCTGGAGAGAAACCTCG GTGCAACCCCGCGCTCTGGCTGGGCAGTGGACCCCTTTGGCTACAGCTCCACTATTCCCTACCTGCTGCGCCGTGCCAACCTGACCAGCATGCTGATCCAGAGGGTGCACTATGCCATCAAGAAGCACTTTGCTGCCACCCACAGTCTGGAGTTCATGTGGAGGCAGACCTGGG ACTCAGACGCCAACACGGACATCTTCTGCCACATGATGCCTTTCTACAGCTATGACGTGCCCCATACCTGCGGCCCGGACCCCAAGATCTGCTGCCAGTTCGATTTCAAGCGGTTGCCAGGTGGACGCATCAACTGCCCCTGGAAGGTGCCGCCCCGGGCCATCACAGAGGCCAACGTGGCTGAGAG GGCCGCGCTGCTCCTGGACCAGTACCGGAAAAAGTCCCGGCTGTTCCGAAGCAACGTCCTCCTGGTGCCACTGGGGGATGACTTCCGATACGACAAGCCCCAGGAGTGGGATGCCCAGTTCTTCAACTACCAGCGGCTCTTTGACTTCCTCAACAGCAAGCCTGACCTCCATGTGCAG GCCCAGTTTGGCACCCTCTCTGACTATTTTGACGCTCTGTACAAGAAGACCGGGGTGGAGCCAGGGGCCCGGCCTCCAGGCTTCCCCGTGCTGAGCGGGGATTTCTTCTCCTACGCGGACCGGGAGGACCATTACTGGACTGGCTACTACACTTCTCGGCCCTTCTACAAGAGCTTGGACCGGGTCCTGGAAGCCCACCTGCG GGGTGCGGAGATACTATACAGTCTAGCTACCGCTCACGCCCGCCGCTCTGGACTGGCCAGCCAGTACCCGCTCTCAGACTTCGCCCTTTTGACGGAAGCTCGACGCACTCTGGGCCTCTTCCAGCACCACGACGCCATCACCGGCACCGCCAAGGAGGCGGTTGTGGCAGACTATGGCATCAG GCTCCTGCGCTCCCTTGTGAGCCTGAAGCAGGTCATCATCAATGCGGCTCACTATCTGGTGCTGGGGGACAAGGAGACCTACCGCTTCGAGCCTGAGGCGCCCTTCCTCCAGATG GATGACACCCGCTTAAATCACGATGCCCTGCCGGAGCGCACAGTGATCCAGTTGGATTCCTCTCCCAG gTATGTGGTGCTCTTCAACCCCCTGGATCAGGAGCGGTTCAGTGTGGTGTCCCTGCTGGTCAGCTCGCCCCGAGTGCGTGTCCTTTCAGAGGACGGTCAGCCACTGGCCGTGCAGATTAGTGCACACTGGAGCTCTGCCACCAGCACGGTCGCCGATGTCTACCAG GTGTCTGTGCCCATCCGCCTGCCGGCCCTGGGCCTCGGGGTGCTGCAGCTGCAGCTGGGCCTGGACGGGCCCCGCACCCTGCCGGCCTCCGTGCGCATCTACCTGCACGGCCGGCAGCTGTCGATCAGCAGGCAGGATGCGTTTCCCCTGCGCATCATTGACTCTGGCGCCAGTGACTTTGCCCTCAGCAACCGCTACATGCAGGTCTGGTTCTCAGGCCTCACCGGGCTCCTCAAG AGCGTCCGAAGGGTGGACGAGGAGCAGGAGCAGCGGGTGAACATGGAGTTCCTCATCTATGGCACTCGTGCGTCCAAGGACAAGAGTGGAGCCTATCTCTTCCTGCCTGATGGGGAGGCCCAG CCGTACGTCCCCAAGGATCCCCCTGTGCTGCGTGTCACCGAAGGCCCTTTCTTCTCGGAGGTCGTTGCCTACTATGAGCATGTCCGCCAGGTGGTCCGGCTTTATAATCTGCCAG GGGTGGAGGGGCTGTCTCTGGACATGTCATCCCTGGTGGACATCCGCGACTACGTCAACCAGGAGCTGGCCCTGCGCTTCCACACGGACATTGATAGCCAGGGTGCCTTCTTCACGGACCTCAATGGCTTTCAG GTGCAGCCCCGGCGCTATCTGAAGAAGCTGCCCCTGCAGGCCAACTTCTACCCCATGCCGGTCATGGCCTACATCCAGGACGCCCGGGACCGCCTCACGCTGCACACTGCCCAGGCCCTGGGGGTCTCGAGCCTACATGAtg GACCGTGGCTCACAGTTAGCGTCCCCAGGCCAGCTGGAGGTGATCCTGGACCGACGGCTCATGCAGGACGACAACCGGGGTCTGGGCCAAGGGCTCAAGGACAACAAGAGAACCTGCAACCATTTCCGCCTCCTGCTGGAGCGGCGAAGCCTGGGCAGTGA
- the MAN2A2 gene encoding alpha-mannosidase 2x isoform X2 gives MKLKKQVTVCGAAIFCVAVFSLYLMLDRVQHDPTRHQNGGNFPRNRIEQLEQLLEENHEIISHIKDSVLELTANAEGPPALLPYYTANGSWVVPPEPRPSFFSISPQDCQFALGGRGQKPELQMLTISEELPFDNVDGGVWKQGFDISYGPHDWDAEDLQVFVVPHSHNDPGWIKTFDKYYTEQTQHILNSMVGKLQEDPRRRFLWAEVSFFAKWWDNINAQKKAAVRRLVGNGQLEIVTGGWVMPDEANSHYFALIDQLIEGHQWLERNLGATPRSGWAVDPFGYSSTIPYLLRRANLTSMLIQRVHYAIKKHFAATHSLEFMWRQTWDSDANTDIFCHMMPFYSYDVPHTCGPDPKICCQFDFKRLPGGRINCPWKVPPRAITEANVAERAALLLDQYRKKSRLFRSNVLLVPLGDDFRYDKPQEWDAQFFNYQRLFDFLNSKPDLHVQAQFGTLSDYFDALYKKTGVEPGARPPGFPVLSGDFFSYADREDHYWTGYYTSRPFYKSLDRVLEAHLRGAEILYSLATAHARRSGLASQYPLSDFALLTEARRTLGLFQHHDAITGTAKEAVVADYGIRLLRSLVSLKQVIINAAHYLVLGDKETYRFEPEAPFLQMDDTRLNHDALPERTVIQLDSSPRYVVLFNPLDQERFSVVSLLVSSPRVRVLSEDGQPLAVQISAHWSSATSTVADVYQVSVPIRLPALGLGVLQLQLGLDGPRTLPASVRIYLHGRQLSISRQDAFPLRIIDSGASDFALSNRYMQVWFSGLTGLLKSVRRVDEEQEQRVNMEFLIYGTRASKDKSGAYLFLPDGEAQPYVPKDPPVLRVTEGPFFSEVVAYYEHVRQVVRLYNLPGVEGLSLDMSSLVDIRDYVNQELALRFHTDIDSQGAFFTDLNGFQVQPRRYLKKLPLQANFYPMPVMAYIQDARDRLTLHTAQALGVSSLHDGQLEVILDRRLMQDDNRGLGQGLKDNKRTCNHFRLLLERRSLGSEPGFFSKLAAMFRDLVFHSSRSGDLEVQDGRSTSYPSLLSHLTSMYLNTPVLALPVAKRQLPGPGLRSFHPLAASLPCDFHLLNLRTLQAEDDALPSAETALILHRKGFDCGLEAKNLGFNCTTSQGKVALGSLFHGLDVGFLQPTSLTLLYPLASPSNSTDVYLEPMEIATFRLRLG, from the exons ATGAAGCTGAAAAAGCAGGTGACAGTATGCGGGGCTGCGATCTTCTGCGTGGCTGTCTTCTCGCTCTACCTGATGCTGGACCGAGTGCAGCATGACCCCACCCGTCACCAGAATGGTGGGAACTTCCCCCGG AACCGCATTGAGCAGCTGGAACAGCTGTTGGAGGAGAACCATGAGATCATCAGCCACATCAAGGACTCGGTGCTGGAGCTGACAGCCAACGCGGAGGGTCCGCCCGCCCTGCTGCCCTACTACACGGCCAACGGCTCCTGGGTGGTGCCACCAGAGCCCCGGCCCagcttcttctccatctcccctcaaGACTGCCAGTTTGCTCTGGGGGGCCGGGGCCAGAAGCCAGAGCTGCAG ATGCTGACCATATCAGAGGAGCTGCCCTTTGACAACGTGGATGGCGGCGTGTGGAAGCAAGGCTTCGACATCTCCTACGGGCCCCATGACTGGGACGCTGAAGACCTGCAGGTGTTCGTGGTGCCTCACTCCCACAATGACCCGG GCTGGATCAAGACCTTTGACAAGTACTACACAGAGCAAACCCAGCACATTCTCAACAGCATGGTGGGCAAGCTGCAGGAGGACCCCCGGCGGCGCTTCCTCTGGGCGGAAGTCTCCTTCTTCGCTAAGTGGTGGGACAACATCAATGCCCAGAAGAAAGCAGCAGTCCGCAG GCTGGTGGGAAACGGGCAACTGGAGATTGTGACAGGAGGCTGGGTGATGCCGGACGAGGCCAACTCCCATTACTTTGCACTCATTGACCAGCTTATTGAGGGCCACCAGTGGCTGGAGAGAAACCTCG GTGCAACCCCGCGCTCTGGCTGGGCAGTGGACCCCTTTGGCTACAGCTCCACTATTCCCTACCTGCTGCGCCGTGCCAACCTGACCAGCATGCTGATCCAGAGGGTGCACTATGCCATCAAGAAGCACTTTGCTGCCACCCACAGTCTGGAGTTCATGTGGAGGCAGACCTGGG ACTCAGACGCCAACACGGACATCTTCTGCCACATGATGCCTTTCTACAGCTATGACGTGCCCCATACCTGCGGCCCGGACCCCAAGATCTGCTGCCAGTTCGATTTCAAGCGGTTGCCAGGTGGACGCATCAACTGCCCCTGGAAGGTGCCGCCCCGGGCCATCACAGAGGCCAACGTGGCTGAGAG GGCCGCGCTGCTCCTGGACCAGTACCGGAAAAAGTCCCGGCTGTTCCGAAGCAACGTCCTCCTGGTGCCACTGGGGGATGACTTCCGATACGACAAGCCCCAGGAGTGGGATGCCCAGTTCTTCAACTACCAGCGGCTCTTTGACTTCCTCAACAGCAAGCCTGACCTCCATGTGCAG GCCCAGTTTGGCACCCTCTCTGACTATTTTGACGCTCTGTACAAGAAGACCGGGGTGGAGCCAGGGGCCCGGCCTCCAGGCTTCCCCGTGCTGAGCGGGGATTTCTTCTCCTACGCGGACCGGGAGGACCATTACTGGACTGGCTACTACACTTCTCGGCCCTTCTACAAGAGCTTGGACCGGGTCCTGGAAGCCCACCTGCG GGGTGCGGAGATACTATACAGTCTAGCTACCGCTCACGCCCGCCGCTCTGGACTGGCCAGCCAGTACCCGCTCTCAGACTTCGCCCTTTTGACGGAAGCTCGACGCACTCTGGGCCTCTTCCAGCACCACGACGCCATCACCGGCACCGCCAAGGAGGCGGTTGTGGCAGACTATGGCATCAG GCTCCTGCGCTCCCTTGTGAGCCTGAAGCAGGTCATCATCAATGCGGCTCACTATCTGGTGCTGGGGGACAAGGAGACCTACCGCTTCGAGCCTGAGGCGCCCTTCCTCCAGATG GATGACACCCGCTTAAATCACGATGCCCTGCCGGAGCGCACAGTGATCCAGTTGGATTCCTCTCCCAG gTATGTGGTGCTCTTCAACCCCCTGGATCAGGAGCGGTTCAGTGTGGTGTCCCTGCTGGTCAGCTCGCCCCGAGTGCGTGTCCTTTCAGAGGACGGTCAGCCACTGGCCGTGCAGATTAGTGCACACTGGAGCTCTGCCACCAGCACGGTCGCCGATGTCTACCAG GTGTCTGTGCCCATCCGCCTGCCGGCCCTGGGCCTCGGGGTGCTGCAGCTGCAGCTGGGCCTGGACGGGCCCCGCACCCTGCCGGCCTCCGTGCGCATCTACCTGCACGGCCGGCAGCTGTCGATCAGCAGGCAGGATGCGTTTCCCCTGCGCATCATTGACTCTGGCGCCAGTGACTTTGCCCTCAGCAACCGCTACATGCAGGTCTGGTTCTCAGGCCTCACCGGGCTCCTCAAG AGCGTCCGAAGGGTGGACGAGGAGCAGGAGCAGCGGGTGAACATGGAGTTCCTCATCTATGGCACTCGTGCGTCCAAGGACAAGAGTGGAGCCTATCTCTTCCTGCCTGATGGGGAGGCCCAG CCGTACGTCCCCAAGGATCCCCCTGTGCTGCGTGTCACCGAAGGCCCTTTCTTCTCGGAGGTCGTTGCCTACTATGAGCATGTCCGCCAGGTGGTCCGGCTTTATAATCTGCCAG GGGTGGAGGGGCTGTCTCTGGACATGTCATCCCTGGTGGACATCCGCGACTACGTCAACCAGGAGCTGGCCCTGCGCTTCCACACGGACATTGATAGCCAGGGTGCCTTCTTCACGGACCTCAATGGCTTTCAG GTGCAGCCCCGGCGCTATCTGAAGAAGCTGCCCCTGCAGGCCAACTTCTACCCCATGCCGGTCATGGCCTACATCCAGGACGCCCGGGACCGCCTCACGCTGCACACTGCCCAGGCCCTGGGGGTCTCGAGCCTACATGAtg GCCAGCTGGAGGTGATCCTGGACCGACGGCTCATGCAGGACGACAACCGGGGTCTGGGCCAAGGGCTCAAGGACAACAAGAGAACCTGCAACCATTTCCGCCTCCTGCTGGAGCGGCGAAGCCTGGGCAGTGAG CCTGGCTTTTTCTCCAAACTGGCAGCCATGTTTAGGGACTTGGTCTTTCACAGCAGCAGGAGCGGTGACCTCGAG GTCCAGGATGGCCGCTCCACCAGCTACCCGTCCCTCCTCAGCCACCTGACCTCCATGTACCTGAACACCCCAGTGCTCGCCCTGCCCGTAGCCAAGAGGCAGCTCCCGGGCCCCGGCCTGCGCTCGTTTCATCCCCTGGCCGCTTCTCTGCCCTGTGACTTCCACCTGCTCAACCTGCGTACGCTGCAGGCCGAG GACGATGCCTTGCCTTCGGCGGAAACTGCACTCATCCTACACCGCAAGGGTTTCGACTGTGGCCTTGAAGCCAAGAACCTGGGCTTCAACTGCACCACAAGCCAAGGCAAG GTGGCCCTGGGGAGCCTCTTCCATGGCCTGGACGTGGGGTTCCTGCAGCCGACCTCCTTGACGTTACTGTACCCCCTGGCCTCACCCTCCAACAGCACTGACGTCTATCTGGAGCCCATGGAGATTGCCACCTTTCGCCTCCGCTTGGGCTAG
- the MAN2A2 gene encoding alpha-mannosidase 2x isoform X1 has product MKLKKQVTVCGAAIFCVAVFSLYLMLDRVQHDPTRHQNGGNFPRSQISVLQNRIEQLEQLLEENHEIISHIKDSVLELTANAEGPPALLPYYTANGSWVVPPEPRPSFFSISPQDCQFALGGRGQKPELQMLTISEELPFDNVDGGVWKQGFDISYGPHDWDAEDLQVFVVPHSHNDPGWIKTFDKYYTEQTQHILNSMVGKLQEDPRRRFLWAEVSFFAKWWDNINAQKKAAVRRLVGNGQLEIVTGGWVMPDEANSHYFALIDQLIEGHQWLERNLGATPRSGWAVDPFGYSSTIPYLLRRANLTSMLIQRVHYAIKKHFAATHSLEFMWRQTWDSDANTDIFCHMMPFYSYDVPHTCGPDPKICCQFDFKRLPGGRINCPWKVPPRAITEANVAERAALLLDQYRKKSRLFRSNVLLVPLGDDFRYDKPQEWDAQFFNYQRLFDFLNSKPDLHVQAQFGTLSDYFDALYKKTGVEPGARPPGFPVLSGDFFSYADREDHYWTGYYTSRPFYKSLDRVLEAHLRGAEILYSLATAHARRSGLASQYPLSDFALLTEARRTLGLFQHHDAITGTAKEAVVADYGIRLLRSLVSLKQVIINAAHYLVLGDKETYRFEPEAPFLQMDDTRLNHDALPERTVIQLDSSPRYVVLFNPLDQERFSVVSLLVSSPRVRVLSEDGQPLAVQISAHWSSATSTVADVYQVSVPIRLPALGLGVLQLQLGLDGPRTLPASVRIYLHGRQLSISRQDAFPLRIIDSGASDFALSNRYMQVWFSGLTGLLKSVRRVDEEQEQRVNMEFLIYGTRASKDKSGAYLFLPDGEAQPYVPKDPPVLRVTEGPFFSEVVAYYEHVRQVVRLYNLPGVEGLSLDMSSLVDIRDYVNQELALRFHTDIDSQGAFFTDLNGFQVQPRRYLKKLPLQANFYPMPVMAYIQDARDRLTLHTAQALGVSSLHDGQLEVILDRRLMQDDNRGLGQGLKDNKRTCNHFRLLLERRSLGSEPGFFSKLAAMFRDLVFHSSRSGDLEVQDGRSTSYPSLLSHLTSMYLNTPVLALPVAKRQLPGPGLRSFHPLAASLPCDFHLLNLRTLQAEDDALPSAETALILHRKGFDCGLEAKNLGFNCTTSQGKVALGSLFHGLDVGFLQPTSLTLLYPLASPSNSTDVYLEPMEIATFRLRLG; this is encoded by the exons ATGAAGCTGAAAAAGCAGGTGACAGTATGCGGGGCTGCGATCTTCTGCGTGGCTGTCTTCTCGCTCTACCTGATGCTGGACCGAGTGCAGCATGACCCCACCCGTCACCAGAATGGTGGGAACTTCCCCCGG AGCCAAATTTCTGTGCTGCAGAACCGCATTGAGCAGCTGGAACAGCTGTTGGAGGAGAACCATGAGATCATCAGCCACATCAAGGACTCGGTGCTGGAGCTGACAGCCAACGCGGAGGGTCCGCCCGCCCTGCTGCCCTACTACACGGCCAACGGCTCCTGGGTGGTGCCACCAGAGCCCCGGCCCagcttcttctccatctcccctcaaGACTGCCAGTTTGCTCTGGGGGGCCGGGGCCAGAAGCCAGAGCTGCAG ATGCTGACCATATCAGAGGAGCTGCCCTTTGACAACGTGGATGGCGGCGTGTGGAAGCAAGGCTTCGACATCTCCTACGGGCCCCATGACTGGGACGCTGAAGACCTGCAGGTGTTCGTGGTGCCTCACTCCCACAATGACCCGG GCTGGATCAAGACCTTTGACAAGTACTACACAGAGCAAACCCAGCACATTCTCAACAGCATGGTGGGCAAGCTGCAGGAGGACCCCCGGCGGCGCTTCCTCTGGGCGGAAGTCTCCTTCTTCGCTAAGTGGTGGGACAACATCAATGCCCAGAAGAAAGCAGCAGTCCGCAG GCTGGTGGGAAACGGGCAACTGGAGATTGTGACAGGAGGCTGGGTGATGCCGGACGAGGCCAACTCCCATTACTTTGCACTCATTGACCAGCTTATTGAGGGCCACCAGTGGCTGGAGAGAAACCTCG GTGCAACCCCGCGCTCTGGCTGGGCAGTGGACCCCTTTGGCTACAGCTCCACTATTCCCTACCTGCTGCGCCGTGCCAACCTGACCAGCATGCTGATCCAGAGGGTGCACTATGCCATCAAGAAGCACTTTGCTGCCACCCACAGTCTGGAGTTCATGTGGAGGCAGACCTGGG ACTCAGACGCCAACACGGACATCTTCTGCCACATGATGCCTTTCTACAGCTATGACGTGCCCCATACCTGCGGCCCGGACCCCAAGATCTGCTGCCAGTTCGATTTCAAGCGGTTGCCAGGTGGACGCATCAACTGCCCCTGGAAGGTGCCGCCCCGGGCCATCACAGAGGCCAACGTGGCTGAGAG GGCCGCGCTGCTCCTGGACCAGTACCGGAAAAAGTCCCGGCTGTTCCGAAGCAACGTCCTCCTGGTGCCACTGGGGGATGACTTCCGATACGACAAGCCCCAGGAGTGGGATGCCCAGTTCTTCAACTACCAGCGGCTCTTTGACTTCCTCAACAGCAAGCCTGACCTCCATGTGCAG GCCCAGTTTGGCACCCTCTCTGACTATTTTGACGCTCTGTACAAGAAGACCGGGGTGGAGCCAGGGGCCCGGCCTCCAGGCTTCCCCGTGCTGAGCGGGGATTTCTTCTCCTACGCGGACCGGGAGGACCATTACTGGACTGGCTACTACACTTCTCGGCCCTTCTACAAGAGCTTGGACCGGGTCCTGGAAGCCCACCTGCG GGGTGCGGAGATACTATACAGTCTAGCTACCGCTCACGCCCGCCGCTCTGGACTGGCCAGCCAGTACCCGCTCTCAGACTTCGCCCTTTTGACGGAAGCTCGACGCACTCTGGGCCTCTTCCAGCACCACGACGCCATCACCGGCACCGCCAAGGAGGCGGTTGTGGCAGACTATGGCATCAG GCTCCTGCGCTCCCTTGTGAGCCTGAAGCAGGTCATCATCAATGCGGCTCACTATCTGGTGCTGGGGGACAAGGAGACCTACCGCTTCGAGCCTGAGGCGCCCTTCCTCCAGATG GATGACACCCGCTTAAATCACGATGCCCTGCCGGAGCGCACAGTGATCCAGTTGGATTCCTCTCCCAG gTATGTGGTGCTCTTCAACCCCCTGGATCAGGAGCGGTTCAGTGTGGTGTCCCTGCTGGTCAGCTCGCCCCGAGTGCGTGTCCTTTCAGAGGACGGTCAGCCACTGGCCGTGCAGATTAGTGCACACTGGAGCTCTGCCACCAGCACGGTCGCCGATGTCTACCAG GTGTCTGTGCCCATCCGCCTGCCGGCCCTGGGCCTCGGGGTGCTGCAGCTGCAGCTGGGCCTGGACGGGCCCCGCACCCTGCCGGCCTCCGTGCGCATCTACCTGCACGGCCGGCAGCTGTCGATCAGCAGGCAGGATGCGTTTCCCCTGCGCATCATTGACTCTGGCGCCAGTGACTTTGCCCTCAGCAACCGCTACATGCAGGTCTGGTTCTCAGGCCTCACCGGGCTCCTCAAG AGCGTCCGAAGGGTGGACGAGGAGCAGGAGCAGCGGGTGAACATGGAGTTCCTCATCTATGGCACTCGTGCGTCCAAGGACAAGAGTGGAGCCTATCTCTTCCTGCCTGATGGGGAGGCCCAG CCGTACGTCCCCAAGGATCCCCCTGTGCTGCGTGTCACCGAAGGCCCTTTCTTCTCGGAGGTCGTTGCCTACTATGAGCATGTCCGCCAGGTGGTCCGGCTTTATAATCTGCCAG GGGTGGAGGGGCTGTCTCTGGACATGTCATCCCTGGTGGACATCCGCGACTACGTCAACCAGGAGCTGGCCCTGCGCTTCCACACGGACATTGATAGCCAGGGTGCCTTCTTCACGGACCTCAATGGCTTTCAG GTGCAGCCCCGGCGCTATCTGAAGAAGCTGCCCCTGCAGGCCAACTTCTACCCCATGCCGGTCATGGCCTACATCCAGGACGCCCGGGACCGCCTCACGCTGCACACTGCCCAGGCCCTGGGGGTCTCGAGCCTACATGAtg GCCAGCTGGAGGTGATCCTGGACCGACGGCTCATGCAGGACGACAACCGGGGTCTGGGCCAAGGGCTCAAGGACAACAAGAGAACCTGCAACCATTTCCGCCTCCTGCTGGAGCGGCGAAGCCTGGGCAGTGAG CCTGGCTTTTTCTCCAAACTGGCAGCCATGTTTAGGGACTTGGTCTTTCACAGCAGCAGGAGCGGTGACCTCGAG GTCCAGGATGGCCGCTCCACCAGCTACCCGTCCCTCCTCAGCCACCTGACCTCCATGTACCTGAACACCCCAGTGCTCGCCCTGCCCGTAGCCAAGAGGCAGCTCCCGGGCCCCGGCCTGCGCTCGTTTCATCCCCTGGCCGCTTCTCTGCCCTGTGACTTCCACCTGCTCAACCTGCGTACGCTGCAGGCCGAG GACGATGCCTTGCCTTCGGCGGAAACTGCACTCATCCTACACCGCAAGGGTTTCGACTGTGGCCTTGAAGCCAAGAACCTGGGCTTCAACTGCACCACAAGCCAAGGCAAG GTGGCCCTGGGGAGCCTCTTCCATGGCCTGGACGTGGGGTTCCTGCAGCCGACCTCCTTGACGTTACTGTACCCCCTGGCCTCACCCTCCAACAGCACTGACGTCTATCTGGAGCCCATGGAGATTGCCACCTTTCGCCTCCGCTTGGGCTAG